The following proteins come from a genomic window of Gloeocapsa sp. DLM2.Bin57:
- a CDS encoding glycosyltransferase family 4 protein, which yields MVKILVVSHTYIVKLNCTKLRLLANLAPEHQVTVIVPKFWRPGGIQSQRIISTPWLDGNFRLIPVHNWSENNQGLLTFYPAIINLLKEFRPDIIQVELGVKSLAYAQLITLNQLLNLRAKNVFFTWWNLPYQTKFPLTTLFNYNLRHTDGLLAGNQDAADILQTEGYTNSLAIIPQLGVDEQLFQPQPQPTLATSLGIQTEDFVIGFVGRFVQEKGILTLLEAVNLLESKHWKLLLLGRGSLEAEIKQQVQELGIAEKVIIMPSVPHEQVPNYLNLLNVLVLPSQTDYNFKTLTAVGWKEQFGHVLIEAMACQIPVIGSDSGEIPKVIGDSGLIFPEGNPKALASCLQRLLTEPDLVKTLATKGYQRVMTKYTNLALAKQQLDFYLNLLRQGLNH from the coding sequence TTGGTAAAAATACTCGTAGTTAGTCATACCTATATAGTTAAGCTTAATTGCACTAAACTGCGATTATTGGCTAATTTAGCACCTGAACATCAGGTTACTGTTATCGTACCTAAATTTTGGCGTCCTGGTGGTATTCAAAGTCAAAGGATCATCTCTACCCCTTGGCTTGATGGTAATTTTCGCTTAATACCTGTTCATAACTGGAGTGAAAATAACCAGGGGTTACTAACTTTTTATCCTGCTATTATTAATCTTTTAAAAGAATTTCGACCTGATATTATTCAAGTCGAATTAGGAGTAAAATCTCTGGCTTATGCACAGTTAATTACTCTAAATCAACTGTTAAATTTACGAGCTAAAAATGTCTTTTTTACTTGGTGGAATCTGCCCTATCAAACTAAGTTTCCTCTAACTACTCTCTTTAACTATAATCTGCGTCATACTGATGGTTTGCTTGCGGGTAATCAAGATGCCGCTGATATTCTACAAACAGAAGGTTATACTAATTCTCTCGCCATTATCCCTCAATTAGGCGTAGATGAACAACTTTTTCAACCTCAACCTCAACCTACTTTAGCTACTAGTTTAGGTATTCAAACTGAAGATTTTGTGATTGGTTTTGTAGGGAGATTTGTTCAAGAAAAAGGTATTCTTACTCTGCTTGAAGCTGTTAATCTCCTTGAGTCTAAGCATTGGAAATTACTACTATTAGGTAGAGGAAGTTTAGAAGCTGAAATTAAACAACAAGTTCAAGAATTAGGTATAGCTGAGAAAGTAATTATTATGCCTAGTGTACCCCACGAGCAAGTACCTAACTATCTCAACCTTCTCAATGTTTTAGTCTTACCCTCCCAAACCGATTATAACTTTAAAACTCTTACTGCTGTAGGTTGGAAAGAACAATTTGGTCATGTGTTAATTGAGGCTATGGCTTGTCAAATTCCCGTTATTGGCTCTGATTCTGGGGAAATACCCAAGGTTATTGGCGATTCTGGTCTTATTTTTCCCGAAGGAAATCCAAAAGCTTTAGCTAGTTGTTTACAGCGTCTGTTAACTGAACCTGATTTAGTCAAAACTCTAGCCACAAAAGGTTATCAAAGGGTAATGACTAAATATACTAATCTGGCTTTAGCTAAACAACAATTAGATTTTTATCTTAATTTGCTTCGTCAAGGATTGAATCATTGA
- a CDS encoding sugar transferase — protein sequence MTVNSRLISLKFIPGFIKAGHQPRFKSSNKRSGLILITQHGDLTKRLFDIMFSLLVLVLCAPLYILLALLIAISSPGGVFYIQERIGKNHRPFKCIKFRTMIPNADQVLEEIIAQSPYLKQEFEDNFKLKDDPRITPIGKFLRMTSLDEFPQFWNVLKGDMSVVGPRPLVPEELERYGNRIDKVLTVRPGITGLWQVSGRNDIPYPQRVQIDVYYASYHHWLLDLWIIVKTIGVMIFPHKNGAY from the coding sequence ATGACTGTTAATAGCCGACTTATCTCCCTGAAGTTTATACCTGGATTTATCAAAGCGGGTCATCAACCTCGCTTTAAATCAAGTAATAAGCGATCGGGTTTAATCTTAATAACTCAGCATGGGGACTTAACTAAACGTTTATTTGACATTATGTTTTCGCTGCTGGTACTAGTACTTTGTGCTCCATTATACATTTTACTAGCCTTACTAATTGCAATTAGTTCTCCAGGAGGAGTATTTTATATACAAGAACGCATTGGTAAAAATCATCGACCCTTTAAATGTATTAAATTTAGGACGATGATACCCAACGCTGACCAGGTTTTAGAAGAAATAATCGCCCAGAGTCCTTATCTGAAACAAGAATTTGAGGATAACTTTAAGCTAAAAGACGATCCGAGAATCACTCCCATTGGGAAATTTCTGAGAATGACCAGTTTAGATGAATTTCCCCAATTTTGGAACGTTCTTAAAGGTGATATGAGTGTAGTAGGACCTCGACCCCTAGTACCAGAAGAATTAGAAAGATACGGAAATCGTATTGATAAAGTTTTAACGGTTCGTCCTGGAATTACAGGATTATGGCAAGTATCAGGACGTAATGATATACCCTATCCCCAAAGAGTACAAATAGATGTTTACTACGCTAGTTATCATCATTGGTTATTAGATTTGTGGATAATTGTAAAAACTATCGGCGTAATGATCTTTCCCCATAAAAATGGTGCTTATTAG
- a CDS encoding glycosyltransferase family 4 protein, protein MRYALVHEWFTPKATGGSELVVKEILRYVEADIYALIDFESNNPQSYLYQRQIGTTFLQNFPLASRGVQKYLPLLPIAIEQLDLSPYDIILSSSHAVAKGILTNPQQLHICYCHTPMRYAWDLTFDYLATNPAGKAPLGIITRYILHRLREWDVISANRVDYFIANSQHTARRIWRCYRREAKVIYPPVNLDRFTFEPVKEDFFLTVSRLVSYKKISLIVAAFNQLGKPLVVIGSGPELEKIRQLAKPNIKILGPQPNEIVAEYMAKAKAFVYAACEDFGIALVEAQACGTPVIAYAKGGATETVIDRQKDSLTATGILFPQQTPESLISAVNQFLEVETEIKAQNCRDQAQKFSAEIFKKCYTEFLESCIQQWSTTFSGK, encoded by the coding sequence ATGAGGTATGCCTTAGTACACGAATGGTTTACACCTAAAGCCACAGGAGGATCAGAATTAGTAGTCAAAGAGATTCTGCGTTATGTTGAGGCAGATATCTACGCCTTGATTGACTTTGAATCCAATAACCCTCAAAGCTATCTCTATCAGCGCCAGATAGGTACTACTTTCTTACAAAATTTCCCTTTAGCTAGTAGAGGAGTGCAAAAATATCTACCTCTACTACCCATAGCTATTGAACAACTAGACTTATCCCCCTATGATATTATTCTCTCTTCTTCTCACGCAGTAGCCAAAGGAATCTTAACTAATCCTCAACAACTGCATATATGTTATTGTCATACCCCAATGCGTTACGCTTGGGATTTAACCTTTGACTATTTAGCCACCAATCCCGCAGGAAAAGCACCCCTAGGCATCATAACTCGTTATATTCTACATAGACTCAGAGAATGGGACGTTATCTCAGCTAATCGAGTTGATTATTTTATCGCTAACTCTCAACACACAGCTAGAAGGATTTGGCGTTGTTATCGTCGAGAAGCTAAGGTAATTTACCCTCCTGTCAATCTAGATAGATTCACTTTTGAACCTGTTAAAGAAGACTTTTTCCTCACGGTTTCCCGTCTAGTTAGCTATAAAAAAATTAGTTTAATCGTCGCAGCATTTAACCAACTCGGAAAACCCCTAGTAGTAATTGGCTCAGGACCTGAATTAGAGAAAATACGACAACTAGCTAAACCCAATATTAAGATTCTCGGTCCTCAACCTAACGAAATTGTCGCCGAATATATGGCTAAAGCCAAAGCCTTTGTTTATGCAGCTTGTGAAGATTTTGGCATAGCTTTAGTAGAAGCCCAAGCCTGTGGAACACCTGTAATAGCCTATGCTAAAGGTGGAGCAACAGAAACAGTTATTGATAGACAAAAAGATTCTCTAACCGCTACAGGAATATTATTTCCCCAGCAAACTCCCGAGAGTTTAATTAGCGCGGTTAACCAGTTTTTAGAGGTAGAAACAGAGATTAAAGCCCAAAATTGCCGAGATCAAGCCCAAAAATTTAGTGCAGAAATCTTTAAAAAATGTTATACAGAATTCTTAGAAAGTTGTATCCAGCAATGGTCAACAACATTTTCTGGTAAATAG
- a CDS encoding macrocin O-methyltransferase, with protein sequence MELKGQSAPKQSYQWLRPLIPKKLQPWLRGIQKRWKLKSLQLDEPYKTVFPYTQSNPFRQQNLIRLSQIIEDQNIEGAIVECGVLDGGTAALMGFGTVKSARPIHLFDAWEGLPESTEEDGEEGKKWVGEVVGSPKRVQEIMTKLSISPDRIHIHKGWFNETFPNVTVEKVALLHIDCDFYDPTVLCLEKWWPCVVNGGYVQFDDYLSFQGCTKAVDDFLEHHPNLKLEQFGEVGRGVAWFIQKQE encoded by the coding sequence ATGGAATTAAAAGGTCAATCAGCTCCAAAACAATCCTATCAATGGTTACGTCCTTTAATCCCTAAAAAATTACAACCTTGGTTGAGAGGAATTCAAAAGAGATGGAAACTCAAATCTTTACAATTAGATGAACCATACAAGACTGTTTTTCCTTATACACAATCTAATCCTTTCAGACAACAAAACTTGATTCGGCTTAGCCAAATAATTGAAGATCAAAATATAGAAGGGGCAATAGTAGAATGTGGGGTGCTAGATGGTGGTACAGCGGCTTTAATGGGTTTTGGAACAGTAAAAAGTGCACGTCCAATTCACTTGTTTGATGCCTGGGAGGGTTTACCAGAATCAACAGAAGAAGATGGGGAGGAGGGAAAAAAATGGGTAGGTGAAGTCGTTGGAAGTCCCAAACGGGTACAGGAAATTATGACAAAACTTTCAATCTCTCCTGATCGTATTCATATTCATAAGGGTTGGTTTAATGAAACTTTTCCTAATGTTACAGTTGAAAAGGTTGCTTTGTTACATATAGATTGTGATTTTTACGATCCTACAGTTTTGTGTCTGGAGAAATGGTGGCCTTGTGTAGTCAATGGTGGTTATGTTCAATTTGATGATTATTTATCATTTCAAGGTTGTACAAAAGCTGTTGATGACTTCTTAGAACATCATCCAAATTTAAAATTAGAACAATTTGGTGAAGTTGGTCGAGGTGTGGCTTGGTTTATACAAAAGCAAGAGTAG
- the gmd gene encoding GDP-mannose 4,6-dehydratase — protein MVTSSKRALITGITGQDGSYLAELLLAKDYQVHGIIRRTSTINTSRIDHLYLDPHHPEARLFLHYGDLTDGTTLRRIIEEIEPNEIYNLGAQSHVRVSFDSPEYTVDTVGMGTLRLLEAVRDYQHRTSQEVRFYQASSSEMFGKVQEIPQKETTPFYPRSPYACGKVYAHWQTVNYRESYGLFACSGILFNHESPRRGETFVTRKITRALAKIVAGKQKKVYMGNLDAKRDWGYAKDYVNAMWLMLQQPEADDYVIATGETHSVKEFLELAFGYVNLNWSDYVEFDERYLRPTEVDLLIGDATKAREKLGWQLSVTFPELVKLMVEADLAALGINPY, from the coding sequence ATGGTTACTAGTTCCAAAAGAGCATTAATTACTGGTATTACTGGTCAAGATGGTTCTTACTTGGCTGAATTACTTCTAGCCAAAGACTACCAAGTCCACGGTATAATTAGAAGAACATCGACTATTAATACCAGTCGTATTGATCATCTATATTTAGATCCTCATCATCCCGAAGCAAGGTTATTTCTCCATTATGGAGATTTAACCGACGGGACAACCCTAAGAAGGATTATCGAAGAAATAGAACCCAACGAAATCTATAATCTAGGTGCACAATCTCACGTTAGAGTAAGTTTTGACTCACCAGAATATACAGTAGATACCGTGGGAATGGGAACATTAAGACTACTAGAAGCAGTCAGAGACTATCAACATCGTACAAGTCAAGAAGTCCGCTTCTATCAAGCTAGTTCCTCAGAAATGTTCGGTAAAGTCCAAGAAATACCCCAGAAAGAAACAACCCCCTTTTATCCTCGTAGTCCCTACGCTTGTGGTAAAGTATATGCTCACTGGCAAACCGTTAACTATCGAGAATCCTATGGGTTATTTGCTTGTAGTGGGATTTTATTTAATCATGAATCACCCCGTAGAGGCGAAACCTTTGTAACTAGAAAAATTACTAGAGCATTAGCAAAAATCGTCGCAGGAAAACAGAAAAAAGTCTATATGGGTAATCTCGACGCTAAAAGAGATTGGGGTTATGCTAAAGACTATGTCAACGCTATGTGGTTAATGTTACAACAACCAGAAGCAGATGACTATGTGATAGCTACAGGGGAGACTCACTCAGTTAAAGAATTCCTAGAGTTAGCCTTTGGTTATGTTAACCTGAACTGGTCAGACTATGTAGAATTTGACGAACGGTATCTACGTCCTACTGAAGTAGATTTATTGATAGGTGACGCTACTAAAGCTAGAGAAAAATTAGGTTGGCAATTGAGTGTAACTTTTCCTGAACTAGTAAAATTAATGGTAGAAGCTGACTTAGCAGCTTTGGGGATTAATCCTTATTGA
- the uvrA gene encoding excinuclease ABC subunit UvrA gives MISIRGARQHNLKNVDVDLPTNSLIVFTGVSGSGKSSLAFDTIFAEGQRRYVESLSAYARQFLGQLDKPEVDAIEGLSPAIAIDQKSTSHNPRSTVGTVTEIYDYLRLLFGRAGEPHCPECDRSISPQTIDQMCDRVMALADGTKFQILAPIVRGKKGTHQKLLSSLSSQGFVRVRINGEVKELATEINLNKNKQHNIEIVIDRLIKKPSIRERLADSLTTCLKQGEGLAMIEIIQTEEENQEILFSENFACVEHGAVMSELSPRLFSFNSPYGACSNCHGLGYLPTFATELIIPNPNKTVAEAIAPWSGKDNGYYLGILYYVGQAYNFELTNLWKDLTAEQQQIILYGSEEIIEMFDERGHSYARRYPGVVKILNKTYQESNSDAVKEKLARYIVNQTCPQCQGKRLKPEALAVRIGEYHINDLTSVNIRQCQQLVSNLDLTPRQQQIGELALKEIQTRLQFLIDVGLDYLTLDRYAMTLSGGEAQRIRLATQIGSGLTGVLYVLDEPSIGLHQRDNERLLTTLKKLRDLGNTLIVVEHDEDTIRNADYILDIGPGAGIHGGEIVVQGNLEDLLQCEASLTGAYLSRRRVIEIPSQRREGNGNFLKLFNCHRNNLQHIDVEIPLGKFVCITGVSGSGKSTLINELLYPALQHYLGDHVPFPSGLDSIEGLEACRFADTFGIDKVIVIDQSPIGRTPRSNPATYTGVLDVIRTLLAETVEAKIRGYKPGQFSFNVKGGRCEACRGQGVNVIEMNFLPDVYVQCDVCKGARYNHETLQVKYKNHSIADILNLNVEEALNLFSNIPRAVNRLQTLVDVGLGYIQLGQSAPTLSGGEAQRLKLASELSRRATGKTLYLIDEPTTGLSFYDTHQLLNVLQRLVDKGNSIIIIEHNLDVIRAADWLIDLGPEGGDRGGQILAVGTPEMVSQNPASYTGSYLL, from the coding sequence ATGATTTCCATCCGTGGTGCGAGACAGCACAATCTGAAAAACGTTGATGTAGATTTACCCACTAATAGTTTAATCGTCTTCACAGGAGTATCAGGATCAGGGAAATCCTCTCTAGCTTTTGATACTATCTTTGCAGAAGGACAAAGACGCTATGTAGAATCTTTGAGCGCATACGCAAGACAATTTCTGGGACAATTAGATAAACCAGAAGTAGATGCGATCGAGGGATTAAGTCCGGCTATTGCTATTGACCAAAAATCCACCTCTCATAACCCACGTTCAACTGTAGGAACGGTTACAGAAATTTATGACTATTTGCGCTTATTATTTGGAAGAGCAGGTGAACCCCATTGTCCCGAGTGCGATCGCTCTATAAGTCCCCAAACTATCGACCAAATGTGCGATCGCGTTATGGCTTTAGCCGATGGTACTAAATTTCAAATTCTCGCACCAATAGTCAGAGGAAAAAAGGGAACTCACCAAAAATTACTCTCTAGTTTGAGTAGTCAAGGATTCGTGAGAGTGAGAATTAATGGAGAGGTTAAAGAATTAGCTACAGAAATTAACCTCAATAAAAATAAACAACACAATATAGAAATAGTTATCGATCGCCTGATTAAAAAACCCTCCATTAGAGAACGTTTAGCAGACTCTTTAACTACCTGTCTTAAACAAGGAGAGGGTTTAGCAATGATTGAAATAATCCAAACAGAAGAAGAAAATCAAGAGATACTCTTTAGTGAGAACTTCGCTTGTGTAGAACATGGTGCGGTTATGAGCGAACTATCACCGCGGTTATTCTCCTTTAACTCACCCTATGGCGCTTGTAGCAACTGTCATGGTTTAGGATATTTACCTACCTTCGCAACAGAATTAATCATCCCTAACCCTAATAAAACAGTAGCTGAAGCGATCGCCCCTTGGTCAGGGAAAGATAATGGTTATTATCTCGGTATTTTATATTATGTAGGACAAGCTTATAATTTTGAGTTAACTAATCTCTGGAAAGACTTAACCGCAGAACAACAACAGATCATCCTTTATGGTAGCGAAGAAATTATCGAAATGTTCGATGAGAGAGGACATAGTTACGCGAGACGTTATCCTGGTGTGGTCAAAATCCTTAATAAAACCTATCAAGAAAGCAATTCTGACGCTGTTAAAGAGAAATTAGCTAGATACATAGTCAATCAAACCTGTCCGCAATGTCAAGGTAAACGTCTCAAACCAGAAGCATTAGCGGTACGTATAGGAGAATATCATATCAATGATCTAACTAGTGTCAACATTCGTCAATGTCAACAACTAGTCAGCAATCTAGATTTAACACCACGTCAGCAACAAATAGGAGAATTAGCTCTCAAAGAAATTCAAACCCGTTTACAATTTCTCATAGACGTTGGTTTAGACTATCTTACCCTCGATCGCTACGCCATGACCTTATCAGGAGGAGAAGCGCAACGAATCCGTTTAGCCACTCAAATTGGTTCAGGTTTAACAGGAGTACTCTACGTCTTAGATGAACCCAGTATTGGATTACACCAACGGGATAACGAGAGATTATTAACAACCCTAAAAAAACTACGAGATTTGGGTAACACTTTAATAGTAGTAGAGCACGACGAAGACACCATCAGAAACGCCGATTATATCCTAGATATAGGACCAGGTGCAGGTATTCACGGTGGAGAAATCGTGGTTCAAGGTAATTTAGAAGACTTATTACAGTGTGAAGCTTCCCTAACTGGAGCTTATTTATCCCGACGTCGTGTGATTGAGATACCCTCCCAACGTAGAGAAGGTAACGGTAACTTTCTCAAGTTATTTAACTGTCATCGTAACAATCTCCAACATATTGACGTAGAAATCCCCCTAGGTAAATTTGTCTGTATCACAGGAGTATCAGGCTCGGGAAAATCTACCCTAATCAACGAGTTATTATATCCTGCACTACAACATTATTTAGGTGATCACGTACCCTTTCCCTCTGGGTTAGACAGTATCGAAGGTTTAGAAGCGTGCCGCTTCGCGGATACCTTCGGGATCGACAAAGTCATCGTTATTGATCAATCCCCCATTGGGAGAACACCACGCTCTAATCCCGCTACCTATACAGGAGTGTTAGACGTGATTAGAACTCTCTTAGCAGAGACGGTGGAAGCTAAAATCAGAGGTTATAAACCAGGACAATTTTCTTTTAATGTCAAAGGTGGACGTTGTGAAGCCTGTCGCGGACAAGGTGTCAACGTGATTGAGATGAACTTTTTACCCGATGTTTACGTACAATGTGACGTTTGTAAAGGAGCTAGATATAATCACGAAACACTGCAAGTAAAATACAAGAACCATTCCATAGCAGATATTCTCAATCTCAATGTAGAAGAAGCCTTAAACCTCTTTAGTAACATTCCCCGCGCGGTAAATCGTCTGCAAACCCTAGTAGATGTAGGATTAGGTTATATTCAATTAGGACAAAGCGCGCCAACTTTATCAGGAGGAGAAGCCCAACGCTTAAAATTAGCCTCAGAATTATCCCGTCGCGCTACAGGAAAAACTCTCTATCTCATTGACGAACCCACTACGGGTTTATCTTTTTATGATACTCATCAGTTACTCAATGTCCTACAAAGATTAGTAGATAAGGGTAACTCCATAATTATCATTGAACACAATCTTGACGTTATTCGTGCAGCTGATTGGTTAATTGATTTAGGTCCTGAAGGAGGCGATCGCGGTGGTCAAATCTTAGCGGTAGGTACTCCCGAAATGGTCTCTCAAAACCCCGCTTCTTATACTGGCAGTTATCTTCTTTAA
- a CDS encoding single-stranded DNA-binding protein produces the protein MGLNIVNIVGRAGMDPEIRYFESGSVKCRLTMAVNRPTSKDDEPDWFNLEIWGKTAEIAGNYVRKGSLIGVQGALKIETWSDRNTGEPRSTPIIRVDRLDLLGSKRDNDPSQVSNFSAAEPEF, from the coding sequence ATGGGATTAAATATAGTCAATATAGTCGGACGCGCGGGAATGGACCCGGAAATACGCTACTTTGAATCAGGAAGCGTCAAATGTAGGTTAACTATGGCGGTAAATCGCCCTACCAGTAAAGATGATGAACCAGACTGGTTTAATTTAGAAATTTGGGGAAAAACAGCTGAAATAGCAGGTAACTACGTGCGTAAAGGTAGTTTAATAGGGGTACAAGGAGCGCTCAAGATAGAGACTTGGAGCGATCGCAATACAGGTGAACCAAGATCTACACCAATAATTAGAGTTGATAGACTAGACTTACTAGGTTCAAAACGAGATAATGATCCTAGTCAAGTTAGTAACTTTAGTGCTGCTGAACCAGAATTTTAA
- a CDS encoding GDP-L-fucose synthase: MQDLTNKKILVTGGNGFLGREVIAQLVTSGANPALITIPRSRDCDLRVLANCEQAVQNQDIIIHLAAHVGGIGLNRAKPAELFHDNLIMGVQLIDSAYRLGVEKFVCVGTICAYPKFTPVPFREDDLWNGYPEETNAPYGIAKKALLVQLQAYRQQYGFNGIYLLPVNLYGPGDNFNPESSHVIPALIRKVYEAQIRGDKYLPVWGDGTPTREFLYSTDAARGIVLATQKYNAPDPVNLGTHYEIAIKDLVQLICELMEFTGEIIWESDKPNGQPRRCLDASRALESFGFQAEVDLKQGLQQTIDWYRANPALLINL, encoded by the coding sequence ATGCAGGATTTAACTAACAAAAAGATTCTCGTTACAGGTGGTAATGGCTTCCTAGGACGTGAAGTAATAGCTCAATTAGTAACATCAGGAGCTAATCCCGCTCTAATTACTATACCGCGATCGCGTGATTGTGATTTACGAGTCTTAGCCAACTGTGAACAAGCGGTACAAAACCAAGACATTATCATACATTTAGCAGCGCATGTAGGTGGTATAGGTCTCAATCGCGCTAAACCCGCTGAGTTATTCCACGATAACTTAATCATGGGTGTACAGTTAATTGACTCTGCTTATCGTCTAGGAGTAGAAAAATTCGTCTGTGTGGGTACTATTTGCGCTTATCCTAAGTTTACACCCGTTCCCTTTCGAGAAGATGACCTCTGGAATGGTTACCCCGAAGAAACCAACGCCCCCTACGGTATAGCCAAAAAAGCCTTACTAGTACAATTACAAGCCTATCGCCAACAATACGGGTTCAATGGTATCTACTTACTCCCTGTTAATCTCTATGGACCTGGTGATAATTTTAACCCTGAAAGTTCTCACGTTATCCCGGCCTTAATTCGTAAAGTCTATGAAGCCCAAATCAGAGGAGATAAATATCTACCAGTTTGGGGAGATGGAACACCTACCCGAGAGTTTCTCTACTCCACCGATGCAGCGAGAGGAATTGTCTTAGCTACCCAAAAATATAACGCTCCAGATCCTGTGAATCTAGGTACACACTATGAGATTGCTATTAAAGATTTAGTACAGTTAATTTGTGAGTTGATGGAGTTTACAGGAGAGATTATCTGGGAAAGCGATAAACCCAATGGTCAACCCCGTCGCTGTCTGGATGCTTCTCGGGCTTTAGAATCCTTCGGCTTTCAAGCTGAGGTTGATTTAAAACAGGGATTACAACAGACTATTGACTGGTATAGAGCTAATCCCGCATTGCTCATAAATTTATAG